One stretch of Miscanthus floridulus cultivar M001 chromosome 18, ASM1932011v1, whole genome shotgun sequence DNA includes these proteins:
- the LOC136524398 gene encoding uncharacterized protein has translation MEDEDHVYDSNEDEYESSSDDLNELEDSNTEVDGGYDARSMVKTFQHLQEAFAGFAKFVDSKGKASQRGVQTRAGTSTRSVRGRGRGRATSTGSTSERAGSRFNSKYFGEIIAQLDDRKKDIVRDRGFGILLQYDGCSAPKGFIQWISDQLDLNCSDFLVGGKIIPLSTLSAHLFLGLPMEGEDIRQAYSESTKSQFLSAIKESSLPLIKTFGQKLLRDTLCDDDVFRYFMVVALSTFLCANSSTLPSPFYLAPLIDVSKERVMGWNWSKLVYDWIFSSISNYKKKRRSTIGGCRYFLAGYYLDFINFGESNRLPQSLPRIQHWKGSMIKQFSSFDRVCGDIYGKRPVKSIDDTCYAGEYLPEDATKALLKLLDKHCHFLPADDKLHVCRLYEDHQAKHGYCSPDLLVAKMFTYMHRAYPGVGYDARAEAQNPDDGVHHNVAGAHDAARSGTRVPSPAHDNVDYGAFAPCPPSPGRGTVPRDCLDERVAGAPSNAAVRAVDPSGVVHETKTEEASVTEKIESDGLYDDAVGTQFCTSQATEIISSNNSSAHESGERNLKRKQNPSSPSVEILGSQDPSRSTYLKFFFYLLLH, from the exons atggaggatgaagatCATGTTTATGATAGTAACGAGGATGAGTATGAATCGAGCTCTGATGATCTGAATGAGCTAGAG GACTCAAATACCGAAGTTGATGGGGGTTATGATGCAAGATCAATGGTGAAGACGTTCCAGCATCTGCAAGAGGCCTTTGCAGGG TTTGCAAAGTTTGTTGACTCTAAAGGGAAAGCAAGTCAGCGTGGTGTCCAGACACGTGCTGGAACG AGTACCAGGTCTGTGAGAGGGAGGGGTAGAGGGAGAGCGACTAGTACTGGAAGCACTTCTGAGAGAGCAGGGAGCAggttcaacagcaagtattttgGTGAAATTATAGCCCAGTTGGATGATCGTAAGAAGGACATAGTCAGGGATCGTGGATTTGGCATCTTACTGCAGTATGATGGTTGTTCGGCACCTAAGGGATTTATTCAATGGATCAGTGATCAGTTGGACTTGAACTGTAGTGATTTTCTTGTAGGAGGGAAAATAATCCCCTTATCTACATTGTCAGCCCATCTGTTCTTGGGCCTCCCAATGGAAGGTGAAGATATCAGGCAGGCTTATTCTGAATCCACAAAGAGCCAGTTCCTTTCAGCAATCAAAGAGTCCTCTCTACCCCTTATCAAGACGTTTGGCCAGAAGCTGCTTAGAGATACCTTATGTGATGATGATGTTTTCCGGTACTTCATGGTGGTTGCACTGTCAACGTTCCTTTGTGCAAATTCCAGCACCCTTCCCAGCCCTTTTTATTTGGCCCCCTTGATTGATGTTTCTAAGGAGAGGGTCATGGGGTGGAACTGGTCCAAGCTTGTATATGATTGGATTTTTTCTTCTATTTCGAACtacaaaaagaagagaagaagcacCATTGGGGGTTGTCGATATTTCCTTGCT GGTTACTATCTTGATTTCATCAACTTTGGAGAGAGTAATCGGTTACCCCAAAGTCTGCCAAGGATCCAGCATTGGAAGGGGTCCATGATCAAGCAATTTTCTTCTTTTGATCGTGTTTGCGGTGACATTTATGGAAAGCGGCCG GTGAAATCAATTGATGACACATGCTATGCAGGAGAATACCTGCCGGAAGATGCTACCAAAGCATTGCTTAAACTTTTAGATAAGCATTGTCATTTTCTTCCAGCAGAT GACAAATTACACGTGTGTAGGCTTTACGAAGATCATCAGGCAAAGCATGGTTACTGTAGCCCTGACCTTCTTGTTGCCAAGATGTTCACGTACATGCATCGTGCATACCCTGGTGTTGGTTATGATGCACGTGCTGAGGCTCAGAATCCTGATGATGGAGTTCATCATAATGTTGCTGGTGCTCATGATGCTGCGAGGTCTGGTACCAGGGTGCCCTCTCCAGCACATGATAATGTTGACTATGGTGCCTTTGCCCCGTGTCCGCCTTCTCCAGGTCGCGGTACTGTTCCACGAGATTGTTTGGATGAAAGAGTGGCTGGTGCTCCAAGTAATGCAGCTGTCAGAGCAGTTGATCCATCTGGGGTTGTACATGAGACTAAGACTGAAGAAGCATCTGTGACAGAGAAGATCGAATCAGATGGTCTGTATGATGATGCTGTTGGTACTCAGTTTTGTACTTCGCAGGCAACTGAGATCATCTCCTCAAACAACTCTTCTGCTCATG AATCAGGTGAAAGGAATTTGAAGAGGAAACAAAATCCGTCATCTCCATCTGTTGAGATTCTTGGTTCACAGGACCCTAGCAGGTCAACGTACCTGAAGttctttttttatttgttgttgcATTGA
- the LOC136522754 gene encoding NADP-dependent D-sorbitol-6-phosphate dehydrogenase-like isoform X2, which produces MKSKSVMHSQREDLFITTKLWNTDHGHVLDACKDSLKKLQLDYLDLYLIHFPVATRHTGVGTTSSALGDDGVLDIDSTISLETTWHAMEELVSMGLVRSIGIRAWLRNTARRRCSLSSGGVCSVTQW; this is translated from the exons ATGAAGTCGAAGTCGGTGATGCACTCGCAGAGGGAGGATTTGTTCATCACAACCAAG CTGTGGAACACAGATCATGGCCATGTGCTTGATGCCTGCAAGGATAGCTTGAAGAAGCTGCAACTAGATTATCTCGATCTCTATCTTATTCACTTCCCAGTAGCTACTAGGCATACAG GAGTTGGCACAACTTCTAGTGCACTTGGTGATGATGGCGTGCTAGACATTGATTCCACTATTTCATTGGAAACAACATGGCATGCAATGGAAGAACTTGTTTCCATGGGACTGGTGCGCAGCATTGGAATCAG GGCTTGGCTGAGAAATACGGCAAGACGCCGGTGCAGCTTGTCCTCTGGTGGGGTCTGCAGCGTAACACAGTGGTGA
- the LOC136522754 gene encoding NADP-dependent D-sorbitol-6-phosphate dehydrogenase-like isoform X1: MKSKSVMHSQREDLFITTKLWNTDHGHVLDACKDSLKKLQLDYLDLYLIHFPVATRHTGVGTTSSALGDDGVLDIDSTISLETTWHAMEELVSMGLVRSIGISNTICRAWLRNTARRRCSLSSGGVCSVTQW, encoded by the exons ATGAAGTCGAAGTCGGTGATGCACTCGCAGAGGGAGGATTTGTTCATCACAACCAAG CTGTGGAACACAGATCATGGCCATGTGCTTGATGCCTGCAAGGATAGCTTGAAGAAGCTGCAACTAGATTATCTCGATCTCTATCTTATTCACTTCCCAGTAGCTACTAGGCATACAG GAGTTGGCACAACTTCTAGTGCACTTGGTGATGATGGCGTGCTAGACATTGATTCCACTATTTCATTGGAAACAACATGGCATGCAATGGAAGAACTTGTTTCCATGGGACTGGTGCGCAGCATTGGAATCAG caaTACAATTTGCAGGGCTTGGCTGAGAAATACGGCAAGACGCCGGTGCAGCTTGTCCTCTGGTGGGGTCTGCAGCGTAACACAGTGGTGA